One Mycolicibacter sp. MU0083 DNA window includes the following coding sequences:
- a CDS encoding SRPBCC family protein, whose product MTEQLSARSGRTPEGSWTEHYPELGTGPISFTDSTSPEFYEIEREAVFRRAWLNIGRIEELPERGCYATKELEVVQTSILLIHTDCGIEAFGNACPGCATKLVWHDFPDRETAGQADALTCKRCRRAYRVDDAGSDLRGLHCDIWNGFIFVNLDAEPRQSLRDFLGPMITGLDDYPFAKLTERYDWVAHNNSNWKIFADAFQEYYHVPALHSQQVPAEVRVPGAGFTCGHFQLDGPHRLVSTAGRRRWLLPPEYMYPIERATRSGLVGPWQTPDIGEIPAGVNPGGIEPWGISNFQIFPNTEILIYGGWYLLYRYWPTSHNTHRFEAHTYFHPARTVRERIEHEVAAVVLKEFALQDAGMLGGTQAALEYGIVDDFPLNDQEILVRHLHKVVGDWVDDYRRECSDAGVAQ is encoded by the coding sequence GTGACCGAACAACTTTCAGCGCGATCAGGTCGCACCCCGGAGGGCTCGTGGACCGAGCACTACCCGGAATTGGGCACCGGGCCGATCTCCTTCACCGATTCCACCTCACCGGAGTTCTACGAGATCGAACGCGAAGCGGTGTTCAGGCGTGCCTGGCTCAACATCGGCCGCATCGAAGAACTGCCCGAACGCGGCTGCTACGCCACCAAAGAACTCGAAGTGGTGCAGACCTCGATCCTGCTGATCCACACCGACTGCGGGATCGAGGCATTCGGCAACGCCTGCCCGGGCTGCGCCACCAAACTGGTCTGGCACGACTTTCCCGACCGCGAGACCGCCGGGCAGGCCGACGCCCTCACCTGCAAGCGCTGCCGGCGGGCCTACCGCGTCGATGACGCCGGTAGCGATCTGCGCGGGTTGCACTGCGACATCTGGAACGGCTTCATCTTCGTCAACCTCGACGCCGAGCCGCGCCAGAGCCTGCGGGACTTCCTCGGCCCGATGATCACCGGCCTCGACGACTACCCGTTCGCGAAACTGACCGAACGCTACGACTGGGTGGCCCACAACAACAGCAACTGGAAGATCTTCGCCGACGCGTTCCAGGAGTACTACCACGTTCCGGCGCTGCACTCCCAGCAGGTGCCCGCCGAAGTGCGGGTCCCCGGAGCCGGATTCACCTGCGGGCATTTCCAACTCGACGGCCCGCACCGCCTGGTGTCCACCGCGGGCCGACGGCGTTGGCTGCTGCCCCCGGAATACATGTACCCGATCGAGCGGGCCACCCGCAGCGGGCTGGTCGGTCCCTGGCAGACCCCCGACATCGGCGAGATCCCGGCCGGGGTCAACCCCGGTGGTATCGAGCCGTGGGGGATCAGCAACTTCCAGATATTCCCCAACACCGAGATCCTCATCTACGGCGGCTGGTACCTGCTCTACCGGTACTGGCCCACCTCGCACAACACCCACCGGTTCGAAGCCCACACCTACTTCCACCCGGCCCGCACCGTGCGCGAACGCATCGAACACGAGGTGGCGGCGGTGGTGCTCAAGGAGTTCGCGCTGCAGGACGCCGGCATGCTCGGCGGGACCCAGGCGGCACTGGAGTACGGCATCGTCGACGACTTCCCGCTCAACGACCAGGAGATCCTGGTGCGTCATCTGCACAAGGTGGTGGGCGACTGGGTGGACGACTACCGGCGCGAGTGCTCCGATGCGGGAGTTGCGCAGTGA
- a CDS encoding SDR family NAD(P)-dependent oxidoreductase translates to MTAERVAVVTGGGSGMGESTCHELGRRGYRVAVLDVNAQAAQRVAADLQGRGITALGVEADVTDRTAVDAAFAAVRAELGPVAALVTSAGLFDYCAFLDITAENWARIVEVNLTGTFHSCQAALPDMIAAGWGRIVMISSSSAQRGSPFAAHYAASKGAVITLTKSLAREYAAHGITVNNIPPSGIETPMQHQGQAAGYLPPNEQIAANIPLGRLGTGADIAAAAGFLCSEEAGFITGQVLGVNGGAVL, encoded by the coding sequence ATGACCGCAGAGCGGGTAGCCGTCGTCACCGGTGGTGGCTCGGGCATGGGGGAGTCGACCTGTCACGAACTGGGCCGGCGCGGCTACCGCGTGGCCGTCCTCGACGTCAACGCCCAAGCCGCGCAACGGGTTGCCGCCGATCTGCAGGGGCGGGGCATCACCGCGCTGGGCGTCGAAGCCGACGTCACCGACCGCACCGCCGTCGATGCGGCCTTCGCGGCCGTCCGCGCCGAACTCGGACCGGTGGCCGCACTGGTCACCAGCGCGGGACTGTTCGACTACTGCGCCTTCCTCGACATCACCGCCGAGAACTGGGCGCGGATCGTCGAGGTCAACCTCACCGGAACCTTTCACAGCTGCCAGGCCGCGCTGCCCGACATGATCGCCGCCGGATGGGGGCGCATCGTGATGATCTCCTCGTCCAGCGCCCAGCGCGGATCACCGTTCGCCGCGCATTACGCGGCATCCAAAGGTGCGGTGATCACCCTGACCAAGTCGCTGGCGCGTGAATACGCCGCGCACGGCATCACCGTCAACAACATCCCGCCATCGGGCATCGAGACCCCGATGCAGCATCAGGGGCAGGCCGCCGGATATCTGCCGCCCAACGAACAGATCGCCGCCAACATCCCGCTGGGCCGGCTCGGCACCGGCGCGGACATCGCGGCGGCGGCCGGCTTCCTGTGCTCGGAGGAGGCCGGCTTCATCACCGGCCAAGTGCTCGGCGTCAACGGAGGAGCAGTGTTGTGA